The Juglans regia cultivar Chandler chromosome 1, Walnut 2.0, whole genome shotgun sequence nucleotide sequence GGCATAGAAGACTAAGTCATGGCCACATGGTACttatttccaaactttcaaaaatgATCTTGTAAGAGGTTTACTAAAGGCAAATTTTCTAAAAGGCAAAATCTATAATGCATGCTAATTtggtaaacaaacaaaaacttcttttaaaaccaagaaacatattttcactactattttttttttttttttgaaaataaactatttcattcatcATAGTAGTTGCTTGATACAAGGGGGACAATCCTCAATCATTATGCAATCCTCTTGGCAGCTAAGAGCAAATTTTGCCAAGTGATGTGCAATTACATTAACTTCCCTATGGACATGTAAGATAGACCAAGAGAGGAACTTAGAAAGCAGAATCTTAATATCTCTAATAACAAGGCCAGAATCACTCCAACTATCTTCCTTGTTTTGGATTGCCTTCACCACCAACAAGGAGTCACCTTCGAGTATTACATGCTGAAAACCCAGATCTGCACAGAAGGAAGAGGCTCTTCGAGCTGCTATGGCCTCACCAAGAAGTGGATCCGGGATCAGGTCCATCGAAGAACATAAGGATGCCGTAACAGCTCCTTCTGAGTTCCTAACAATTACACCAATCCCCACCCATGAATTGATTTTATCAATGGCAGCATCCCAGTTGGCTTTGAACATATCTAATGGGGGAGCAATCCATCTGTTAACTCTAGCAGCTTGGGTTACTTTCTGTTTAGTACCATTCTCAATCCACAATTTAATAGAACTCAGTTCCGTTTGGATAAGTATTGACACCTGATAAGGGGATTGGAATTGCTGTTCAAAGAGCCAATTATTCCTCCTACTCCAAATGGTTTTTGCAATAATAGCAAATTCTATGATTTCCAATGGAGAAAAGTGATCCATTAAAAATGTTAGAATATCTTTAAAGGAACCTTCATGTAGGCTTGATTTCTGGATTCTTTTTGAGCTCATAGACCATACATCCATTGAAGCACAGCAAGACCAAATAGCATGAGAGACTGATTCTGGGTTCAAAGAGCAGATTGGACAGAGAGGTGAATCTactatctttcttttatgcaaattcaGCTTAGTGGGAAGGGACTTACAAGCAGCTCTCTAGAGGAAGGATTTTATTGCTTGAGGTGCTTGGATACCCCAAACTTTGTTCCAAAATCTCGAGCTTGAATTTTGAGTTGAAGATTGCCCCACTTTGTCTTCGATCAAAGAGCCTTGAAGGTGATAAGCACTCCTTACAGAAAATTTCTCATTGCTCGAGCACCTCCATGTCAACATATCTTGACTCCTGCAAGGGCTAATAGGGATCTGGCTAATCAGTTTTGCTTCAGAGATAGAGAATATGTTATAAATGAGAGATAGATCCCACTGCATGGTAGCTGGGTTAATGAGCTCAGCAACTTGGGCTTCAGCCTCTAGAATATGGACAGGAGATTGCACTTTAAAAGTAGATGGGCATGGCAGCCATTGATCCtgccaaattttgatttttcttccatCACCAACTTTCCAAATCAAACCTGCCTTAATTACTGGTCTGGCTAGAAGGAAGCTCTTCCACACATAGGAATCTTGAGGTCGTGATTTGGTTGATAGAAAATCCGAGGTAGGGAAGTATTTAGCTTTGAGAACCTGAGCTGCAAGGGATTGAGGGTTCTGAATGATCCTCCAACCTTGTTTCGCCAGTAAAGctaaattaaaatgttcaaagtcCCTAAATCCCAAACCCCCCTTCTGCTTGGATTTCCCTAGCTTCTGCCAGCTCAACCAATGTATTTTGGACCTATGGTTGCTTTGACCCCACCAGAAGGATTGTAGGAGCTGATTGAGTCTTCTAAGAATTGTTTTAGGAAG carries:
- the LOC108983593 gene encoding uncharacterized protein LOC108983593 gives rise to the protein MDVWSMSSKRIQKSSLHEGSFKDILTFLMDHFSPLEIIEFAIIAKTIWSRRNNWLFEQQFQSPYQVSILIQTELSSIKLWIENGTKQKVTQAARVNRWIAPPLDMFKANWDAAIDKINSWVGIGVIVRNSEGAVTASLCSSMDLIPDPLLGEAIAARRASSFCADLGFQHVILEGDSLLVVKAIQNKEDSWSDSGLVIRDIKILLSKFLSWSILHVHREVNVIAHHLAKFALSCQEDCIMIEDCPPCIKQLL